The Anaeromyxobacter sp. Fw109-5 genomic interval ACGTAGCGCTTCTCTGCATCCGGACGGCGGCCGGCGCGGAAGGCGCCCGCCTCCTCCCAGCGTGACTGCCAGCGGGGCTCGATCGACTGCGGCTCGTAACGTTCGTTCATCGACATAGGGGCCGGCGATATTACCGGAGGGAGGGGGTCTCGTCTGCCCTTCCTGAGCCCTCGTCGCCGCGGACCCCGCCGCGGGGGCTTCGGCTATATTGCCGGCTCCTTCAGCGCTCGAGCGCAACGGAGCCCACGCGCATGTTCCCGCCCGTCCACGTCGCCGACATCGCCCAGCACGAGGGGAAGGAGGTCACCCTCCACGGCTGGCTGTACAACCGCCGCTCGTCGGGGAAGCTGCACTTCCTCCAGGTCCGCGACGGCACCGGTACGATCCAGTGCGTGGTCTTCAAGGGGAACGTGAGCCCGGAGGCGTTCCGCGAGGCGGACCACCTGCCTCAGGAGACGAGCCTCACCGTCACCGGGCTGGTGAAGAAGGACGAGCGGTCGCCGATCGGCTTCGAGCTCGACGTGCGCGACCTGAAGGTCGTGGCCCTGCCTTCCCAGGAGTACCCCATCGGCCACAAGGAGCACGGCGTCGCCTTCCTGATGGAGCAGCGGCACCTCTGGCTCCGCTCGCAGCGGCAGCAGGTCATCCTGCGCGTGCGGCACACGGTCGAGAAGGCCATCCGCGACTTCTTCGACGCGCGCGGCTTCACCCTCGTCGACGCGCCGATCTTCACGCCGTCCGCCTGCGAGGGGACCTCCACCCTCTTCGAGGTCCCCTACTTCGAGCTGGGCAAGGCGTACCTGACGCAGTCCGGCCAGCTCTACATGGAGGCCGCGGCCATGGCGCTCGGGAAGGTCTACTGCTTCGGGCCGACCTTCCGCGCCGAGAAGTCGAAGACGCGCCGCCACCTGACCGAGTTCTGGATGGTCGAGCCGGAGGTGGCCTACATGGACCTCGACGGCGACATGGAGCTCATGGAGCAGTTCGTCTCGCACGTCGTCCAGACCGCGCTCGAGAAGCACCGCAAGGAGCTCGTGGCCGTGCTCGAGCGCGACGTGTCGAAGCTCGAGAACGTGAAGCCGCCCTTCCCGCGCATCACCTACACCGAGGCCGTCGACGTGCTGCAGAAGGCCGGCCACCCGATGAAGTGGGGCGACGACATCGGCGGCGACGAGGAGACCGTCATCGCGAAGCAGTACGACCGGCCGGTGATGGTGCACCGCTACCCGGCGGAGATGAAGGCCTTCTACTTCAAGAAGGACCCCACGGACCCGAAGGTCGCGCTCGGCTGCGACGTGCTCGCGCCGGAGGGCTACGGCGAGATCATCGGCGGCGGCGAGCGCGAGAGCTCGCTCGAGACGCTCGAGGCGGCCATCGCGCACCACCAGCTCCCGAAGGAGGCGTTCGAGTGGTACCTCGACCTGCGCCGCTACGGGACGGTGCCGCACGCCGGCTTCGGCATGGGAGTGGAGCGCTGCGTCGCGTGGATCTGCGGGCTCCATCACGTCCGCGAGACCATCCCGTTCGCGCGGATGATGGAGCGGATCACGCCGTGAGCCTGACCGCGCGCTTCGCGCGCGGCGGCTCACGGCCATGATCGAACGGGGGGCTGCGCCCCCCGCCCCGTCGACGGCTGACCGCCGTCGCCCGGGGCCCACCCCTGCTCGCCGGGGCCCGTGACCTCCGCCGGAGGCGGAGGTCCCCGGCGCGCCGGCTTCGCCGGCGGTTACGGCCGACACCGCGCGCTGCCGCATCGGAAGCGCCCCGCGCCTTCCCGCGCTACGCGCGGCGGCTCACGGCCATGATCGAACGGGGGGCTGCGCCCCCCGCCCCGTCGACGGCTGACCGCCGTCGCCCGGGGCCCACCCCTGCTCGCCGGGGCCCGTGACCTCCGCCGGAGGCGGAGGTCCCCGGCGCGCCGGCTTCGCCGGCGGTTACGGCCGACACCGCGCGCTGCCGCATCGGAAGCGCCCCGCGCCTTCCCGCGCTACGCGCGGAGGCTCACGGCCATGATCGAACGGGGGGCTGCGCCCCCCGCCCCGTCGACGGCTGACCGCCGTCGCCCGGGGCCCACCCCTGCTCGCCGGGGCCCGTGACCTCCGCCGGAGGCGGAGGTCCCCGGCGCGCCGGCTTCGCCGGCGGTTACGGCCGACACCGCGCGCTGCCGCATCGGAAGCGCCCCGCGCCTTCCCGCGCTACGCGCGGAGGCTCACGGCCATGATCGAACGGGGGGCTGCGCCCCCCGCCCCGTCGACGGCTGACCGCCGTCGCCCGGGGCCCACCCCTGCTCGCCGGGGCCCGTGACCTCCGCCGGAGGCGGAGGTCCCCGGCGCGCCGGCTTCGCCGGCGAGACGCGTGATCAGCTTCGTGGCTCGGGCGACTCAGGCCTCGTTCCTGGACTGTCGGTGCACGGATAGTATCGCCGGCTCGGGGGTCGCCATGCCGCTCTTCGCGCTCGTGATTCCGGTCCTGCTCGCGGCGGATCTCGGCGCCGCGTTGCCCGCGGGGGCGCTTCCTGACGCCCGCGACCCCATCGCGCCGCTTCTCGCCGCCTCGCCCGCGGGCGAGCGCTTCGCCCACGAAGAGGACGTTCAGAGCGCGGTTCCACCAGGCCGATGGCTGGCCGCGTCGGGGGCGACGCTCCTCGGCGACGCAGCCGTCACGGGGCTCGCCCTCGCCGGCGCCTCGATGTCGGTCGATGCGTGGCTGCGAGACCGTCCGACGACCGCCGGGGGAGCCGTCACGGGCGTCGCGGTGCTCGCGGCGCTCGTCGCCCCGCCCGTGTTCGCGACGTGGGGGGCGCGCCGCGCGGGCGCGCCGGGCGAGCACGCGGGCCGCGCCTACGGTCTCGGCCTCCTCGCGCACATCGGCGGCGCCACCGCGGCGTGGGGGCTCTCCGCGGTCGCGCAGCGCCACACCTCCGTCGAGCCGGGCCCTGTCTTCGTGGCGGCGTTCGCGGTCTCGGAGCTGGCGCTGATGCCGTGGGTGGTGACGCGCGCTCTCGGGGGAGCCTCGCTGGCGGACGAGCCGACAGCGCCGGTGGACGGAGGGCCCTCGACACGCGCGCGCCCGCTCCGCGACCCGGCGCTTGCTACGCGCTGAACGAGTCGTCACCGACTCGAGTCACGACGAGACTCCTCCCTCGGTGGATCGCGAGGGGACGGCGCCGACGGCCGGGCGGCCGGACCGAGCCAGCGACACCGGCCCGTCCGATCACGCCGGACCTCGCCGCGATCGGATCCAGGTCGGAAATGCGCGTCTGGAAGGCTCGAGAACGCAATCGGCCGATCGGGCTCGCTGCGTCTGCGATCGGTGGACTCCAAACCACGTCCATTGACCGTCAGTGTCAGACCTCCATGCCATCCTGTGCGCGATGGAGGCCGCGCTCCCCACGCTCGAGACGGACGCGGTGACGCCCGACGCCTCGCTGGCCGGCTTCGCGGCGCCGCGGCTCGAGCTGCCGCCGCTCACCCGGGCCGAGCTCGAGACGTGGTTCCGCGGCGGGGAGCCGGAGGCGGACGCGTGCGAGCACCTCCTCGCCTGGGCGGCGCGGGCGCGGGCCGGATTGGATCTCGCGATCGGCGAAGGGCTCGACGCGCTCAGGCGGCGGGAACGGCTCGCGGAGCTGGGCTATCACCTCGACGACTATGCCCGCGAGGTCCTCGACCTCGGGAAGCGCACGGCCGAGAACCTCGCCCGGCTCGGGGCTGGGCTGCGAACACGTCCTCTGCTCCGGGAGGCGCTGCGGTCCGGGCGCGTCCGGATCCGCGCGGCGGAGACGGTGCTGCCGGTCGCGGTCGGCGAAGCCGAGGCGCTCTGGATCGAGCGCGCCAGGGTGCAGACGGTCCGGGAGCTGGAGGAGGAGGTCCGCGCGGCGCGCGCGCAGCCGAACGACGATGGCGAGGAGGAGTGGGTCCGGCTGCGCACGCATCTGCCACCGAACGAGCGGCTGGTCGTCGACGAGGCGCTCGCGGCCGCCCGCGAGCAGCTGCCGGGCTCGACCCGCATCGAGCAGCTGGAGGCGCTCGCGCAGGAGTACCTTGCCGAGTTCTCGACCGACGGCGACTCCGACGAGACGCGCCCGCTCGGGCCCGGGTTTCGCGCGTGCGGCCTCGGTCACCCTGCGCGGCGCGCGGCGGGCGGGGCCGCGACCGATCGATGCGCCGAGCTCCCCCCGGTTCCGGAGCTCGCCGCGCCGGACGTCCCGTTCGACGAGACCTCGACGGCGCAGGAGATCGACGAACGTCTCCGCGCGCTCTCCCGCCTTCGGATGGCATGGGATTCGCTCATCGGATTCTGCGGGCACGCGGTGAAGCGGAGCGGGATGCACGTGCT includes:
- the asnS gene encoding asparagine--tRNA ligase, giving the protein MFPPVHVADIAQHEGKEVTLHGWLYNRRSSGKLHFLQVRDGTGTIQCVVFKGNVSPEAFREADHLPQETSLTVTGLVKKDERSPIGFELDVRDLKVVALPSQEYPIGHKEHGVAFLMEQRHLWLRSQRQQVILRVRHTVEKAIRDFFDARGFTLVDAPIFTPSACEGTSTLFEVPYFELGKAYLTQSGQLYMEAAAMALGKVYCFGPTFRAEKSKTRRHLTEFWMVEPEVAYMDLDGDMELMEQFVSHVVQTALEKHRKELVAVLERDVSKLENVKPPFPRITYTEAVDVLQKAGHPMKWGDDIGGDEETVIAKQYDRPVMVHRYPAEMKAFYFKKDPTDPKVALGCDVLAPEGYGEIIGGGERESSLETLEAAIAHHQLPKEAFEWYLDLRRYGTVPHAGFGMGVERCVAWICGLHHVRETIPFARMMERITP
- a CDS encoding HNH endonuclease; its protein translation is MSDLHAILCAMEAALPTLETDAVTPDASLAGFAAPRLELPPLTRAELETWFRGGEPEADACEHLLAWAARARAGLDLAIGEGLDALRRRERLAELGYHLDDYAREVLDLGKRTAENLARLGAGLRTRPLLREALRSGRVRIRAAETVLPVAVGEAEALWIERARVQTVRELEEEVRAARAQPNDDGEEEWVRLRTHLPPNERLVVDEALAAAREQLPGSTRIEQLEALAQEYLAEFSTDGDSDETRPLGPGFRACGLGHPARRAAGGAATDRCAELPPVPELAAPDVPFDETSTAQEIDERLRALSRLRMAWDSLIGFCGHAVKRSGMHVLLGYGGFRQYVEERLGLPARAVEQRVALEKRLWDSPALQEARRQGVSYEKLRVLARLPEADIASWIPRALEATCIALNREVEGERDGQMRARQKLLVPLPRRVAVLLEAAVEAVRGRFGRVLSTGTCLSVIAFHFLASWRGAGRRSKTRSQKIRDRDQGWCQVPGCSHRAAHSHHIDYRSHGGSDDLENQVGLCAFHHLRCIHRGFLRVFGRAPDRLIWMLGETVWKGPPVRSAGAELLAS